One window from the genome of Hippopotamus amphibius kiboko isolate mHipAmp2 chromosome 13, mHipAmp2.hap2, whole genome shotgun sequence encodes:
- the HTRA3 gene encoding serine protease HTRA3 gives MQARALLLAALAALALAREPPAAPCPARCDVSRCPSPRCPGGYVPDLCNCCLVCAAVEGEPCGRPVDSPCGESLECARGVCRCRWAHAVCGTDGHTYANVCALQAASRRALQLSGTPVRQLQKGACPSGLHQLTSPRYKFNFIADVVEKIAPAVVHIELFLRHPLFGRNVPLSSGSGFIMSEAGLIVTNAHVVSSTNAVSGRQQLKVQLQSGDTYEATIKDIDKKSDIATIKIHPKKKLPALLLGHSADLRPGEFVVAIGSPFALQNTVTTGIVSTAQRDGRELGLRDSDMDYIQTDAIINYGNSGGPLVNLDGEVIGINTLKVAAGISFAIPSDRITRFLSEFQDKHGKDWKKRFIGIRMRTITPSLVEELKASNPDFPAVSSGIYVQEVVPNSPSQRGGIQDGDIIVKVNGRPLADSSELQEAVLTESPLLLEVRRGNDDLLFSVAPEVVL, from the exons ATGCAGGCGCGGGCGCTGCTCCTGGCCGCTCTGGCCGCGCTGGCGCTGGCCCGGGAGCCCCCGGCCGCGCCGTGTCCCGCGCGCTGCGACGTGTCCCGGTGCCCGAGCCCCCGCTGCCCCGGCGGCTACGTGCCCGACCTCTGCAACTGCTGCCTGGTGTGCGCCGCCGTCGAGGGCGAGCCGTGCGGCCGCCCCGTCGACTCGCCGTGCGGGGAGAGCCTGGAGTGCGCGCGCGGCGTGTGTCGCTGTCGCTGGGCGCACGCCGTGTGCGGCACCGACGGGCACACCTACGCCAACGTGTGCGCGCTGCAGGCGGCCAGCCGCCGCGCGCTGCAGCTCTCCGGGACGCCCGTGCGCCAGCTGCAGAAGGGCGCCTGCCCATCGG GTCTCCACCAGCTGACCAGCCCGCGGTACAAGTTCAACTTCATCGCCGATGTGGTGGAGAAGATCGCGCCGGCCGTGGTCCACATAGAGCTCTTCCTGAG ACACCCTCTGTTCGGCCGCAACGTGCCCCTGTCCAGCGGCTCGGGCTTCATCATGTCGGAGGCCGGCTTGATCGTCACCAACGCCCACGTGGTGTCCAGCACCAACGCCGTCTCAGGCCGGCAGCAGCTCAAGGTGCAGCTGCAGAGTGGTGACacctacgaggccaccatcaaaGACATCGACAAGAAGTCGGACATCGCCACCATCAAGATCCACCCCAAG aAAAAGCTCCCGGCCCTGCTGCTGGGCCACTCGGCAGACCTGCGGCCCGGCGAGTTTGTGGTGGCCATCGGCAGCCCCTTCGCCCTGCAGAACACCGTGACCACGGGCATCGTCAGCACGGCCCAGCGGGACGGCCGGGAGCTGGGCCTCCGGGACTCGGACATGGACTACATCCAGACGGACGCCATCATCAAC TACGGGAACTCCGGGGGACCACTGGTGAACCTG GACGGCGAGGTCATTGGCATCAACACGCTCAAGGTGGCAGCCGGCATCTCCTTTGCCATCCCCTCGGACCGCATCACGCGCTTCCTCTCGGAGTTCCAGGACAAGCACGGCAAAG ACTGGAAGAAGCGCTTCATTGGCATACGGATGCGGACCATCACACCCAG TTTGGTGGAGGAACTAAAGGCCAGCAACCCAGACTTCCCGGCGGTGAGCAGTGGAATTTATGTGCAAGAGGTTGTTCCAAATTCACCTTCTCAGAG AGGGGGCATCCAAGATGGCGACATCATCGTCAAGGTCAACGGGCGCCCTCTGGCCGACTCGAGCGAGCTGCAGGAGGCCGTGCTGACCGAGTCCCCCCTGCTGCTGGAGGTGCGGCGGGGAAACGATGACCTGCTCTTCAGCGTTGCGCCCGAGGTGGTCCTGTGA